The following are from one region of the Streptomyces fradiae genome:
- a CDS encoding thiamine-phosphate kinase, whose product MKGTVGELGEFGLIRELTSRLTSTPAVRIGPGDDAAVVSAPDRRVVASTDILLEGRHFRRDWSTAYDVGRKAAAQNLADIAAMGAVPTALLLGLVVPAELPVTWTTELMDGLRDECQVAGAAVVGGDVVRGDTIMVSITALGDLRNHDPVIRGGAKPGDVVAYTGWLGWSAAGYAVLSRGFRSPRAFVEAHRRPEPPYHAGPAAAGLGATAMCDVSDGLIADLGHIAEASKVRIDLRSGLIDIPSQMNDIGQAVGVDPLQWVLTGGEDHAIVATFPPDVKLPARWKVIGEVLNPSALPQVTVDGAPWHSTGGWDHFGETE is encoded by the coding sequence GTGAAGGGCACAGTCGGAGAGCTCGGCGAGTTCGGGCTCATCAGGGAGCTGACCTCCCGGCTCACCTCCACCCCGGCGGTGCGGATCGGGCCCGGCGACGACGCCGCGGTCGTCTCCGCCCCCGACCGGCGGGTGGTGGCCAGCACGGACATCCTGCTCGAAGGACGCCACTTCCGCCGCGACTGGTCCACGGCCTACGACGTCGGCCGCAAGGCCGCCGCGCAGAACCTCGCCGACATCGCCGCCATGGGCGCCGTCCCCACCGCGCTGCTCCTCGGCCTCGTCGTACCCGCCGAGCTCCCGGTCACCTGGACCACCGAACTCATGGACGGACTGCGCGACGAATGTCAGGTCGCCGGTGCTGCCGTGGTCGGCGGCGACGTGGTCCGCGGCGACACGATCATGGTCTCCATCACCGCCCTCGGCGACCTGCGCAACCACGACCCGGTCATCCGCGGCGGCGCCAAGCCCGGCGACGTGGTCGCCTACACCGGCTGGCTCGGCTGGTCCGCCGCCGGCTACGCGGTGCTCTCCCGCGGCTTCCGCTCCCCGCGCGCCTTCGTCGAGGCCCACCGCCGCCCCGAGCCGCCGTACCACGCCGGCCCCGCCGCGGCCGGCCTCGGCGCCACCGCCATGTGCGACGTCAGCGACGGCCTGATCGCCGACCTCGGGCACATCGCCGAGGCCAGCAAGGTCCGCATCGACCTGCGCTCCGGCCTCATCGACATCCCCAGCCAGATGAACGACATCGGCCAGGCCGTCGGCGTCGACCCGCTGCAGTGGGTGCTCACCGGGGGAGAGGACCACGCGATCGTCGCCACCTTCCCGCCGGACGTGAAGCTGCCCGCCCGCTGGAAGGTCATCGGCGAGGTCCTCAACCCCTCCGCGCTGCCCCAGGTCACCGTCGACGGCGCCCCCTGGCACAGCACCGGCGGCTGGGACCACTTCGGGGAGACCGAGTGA
- a CDS encoding NAD(P)H-dependent glycerol-3-phosphate dehydrogenase: MTKAAVFGNGSWGTAFAMVLADAGCEVSLWGRRAALAEAINSTGTNPEYLPGVELPKGITATADPAEAARDADFTVLVVPSQTLRENLAQWAPKLAPDTVLVSLMKGIELGTAKRMSEVIREVADVPAERVAVLTGPNLAKEIAARQPAAAVVACADESVAQRLQSACMTPYFRPYTNTDVVGCELGGAVKNVIGLAVGIANGMGLGDNSKATLITRGLAETTRLGLAMGADPLTFSGLAGLGDLVATCSSPLSRNNTFGTNLGRGMTLQETIAATKQTAEGVKSCESVLDLGRRHGVDMPITETVVSIVHDGKPPVVALKELMSRSAKPERR; encoded by the coding sequence GTGACCAAGGCAGCCGTCTTCGGCAACGGATCGTGGGGCACCGCCTTCGCCATGGTGCTCGCCGACGCGGGCTGCGAGGTGAGCCTGTGGGGCCGCCGCGCCGCCCTCGCCGAGGCCATCAACAGCACCGGGACCAACCCCGAGTACCTCCCCGGCGTCGAACTCCCCAAGGGCATCACGGCCACCGCCGACCCGGCCGAGGCCGCCCGCGACGCCGACTTCACCGTGCTCGTCGTCCCCTCCCAGACGCTGCGCGAGAACCTCGCCCAGTGGGCGCCGAAACTCGCCCCGGACACCGTCCTGGTGTCCCTGATGAAGGGCATCGAACTCGGGACCGCCAAGCGCATGAGCGAGGTCATCCGCGAGGTCGCCGACGTGCCCGCCGAGCGCGTGGCCGTGCTCACCGGCCCCAACCTGGCCAAGGAGATCGCCGCCCGGCAGCCCGCCGCCGCCGTGGTCGCCTGCGCCGACGAGTCGGTCGCCCAGCGGCTCCAGAGCGCCTGCATGACCCCGTACTTCCGCCCGTACACCAACACCGACGTCGTCGGCTGCGAACTCGGCGGCGCGGTGAAGAACGTCATCGGCCTCGCCGTCGGCATCGCCAACGGCATGGGTCTCGGCGACAACTCCAAGGCCACCCTCATCACCCGCGGCCTCGCCGAGACCACCCGCCTCGGCCTCGCCATGGGCGCCGACCCGCTGACCTTCTCCGGCCTCGCGGGCCTGGGCGACCTCGTCGCCACCTGCTCCTCGCCGCTCTCCCGGAACAACACCTTCGGCACCAACCTGGGCCGCGGGATGACCCTCCAGGAGACCATCGCGGCCACCAAGCAGACCGCCGAGGGCGTCAAGTCCTGCGAGTCCGTGCTGGATCTGGGCCGCCGCCACGGCGTCGACATGCCCATCACCGAGACGGTCGTCTCGATCGTCCACGACGGCAAGCCGCCGGTCGTCGCGCTCAAGGAGCTCATGTCGCGCAGCGCCAAGCCCGAGCGCCGCTGA
- the rpmB gene encoding 50S ribosomal protein L28, translating to MAANCDVCGKGPGFGNNISHSHRRTSRRWNPNIQRVRAVVGRTPKRLNVCTSCIKAGKVSR from the coding sequence GTGGCTGCCAACTGCGACGTCTGCGGCAAGGGGCCGGGCTTCGGCAACAACATTTCGCACTCGCACCGCCGTACGTCTCGTCGCTGGAACCCGAACATCCAGCGTGTGCGTGCCGTGGTCGGTCGGACGCCGAAGCGGCTCAACGTCTGCACCTCGTGCATCAAGGCCGGCAAGGTCTCGCGCTAA
- a CDS encoding Lrp/AsnC family transcriptional regulator: MVQAYILIQTEVGKATTVAETIAKIPGVIQAEDVTGPYDVIVRAEADTVDALGRMVVAKVQQVEGITRTLTCPVVHI, translated from the coding sequence GTGGTTCAGGCGTACATCCTTATTCAGACCGAGGTGGGCAAGGCGACGACCGTCGCCGAGACCATCGCCAAGATTCCTGGAGTGATCCAGGCGGAGGACGTGACCGGTCCCTATGACGTGATCGTGCGGGCCGAGGCCGACACCGTGGACGCGCTCGGGCGCATGGTGGTCGCCAAGGTCCAGCAAGTGGAAGGCATCACGCGCACCCTCACCTGCCCGGTCGTGCATATCTAG
- the recG gene encoding ATP-dependent DNA helicase RecG — MDHVPALDEPLKKLLGAATAKVMAEHLDLHTVGDLLHHYPRRYAERGELTALADLPLDEHVTVVAQVADARVHTFNRGGRGKGQRLEVTITDGSGRMQLVFFGRTVHFHQKELLPGRRAMFAGKVGMFNRRLQLAHPEYKLLDADSDTETVKAFASELLPIYPACKQLESWTIEQSVGIALDSMAATAWEGLVDPLPPALREGRGLTELPDALLKIHRPHTKADIADARDRLKWDEAFVLQVALARRRHADTQLAAVPRRPAPDGLLTAFDARLPFTLTDGQQKVSAEIFDDLATEHPMHRLLQGEVGSGKTMVALRAMLAVVDAGGQAAMLAPTEVLAQQHHRSVTEMMGDLAEGGMLGGADQGTKVVLLTGSMGAAARRQALLDLVTGEAGIVIGTHALIEDKVQFRDLGLVVVDEQHRFGVEQRDALRGKGKQPPHLLVMTATPIPRTVAMTVFGDLETSVLDQLPAGRSPIASHVVPAADKPHFLARAWERVREEVEAGHQGYVVCPRIGDEEDQKERKGGGKKPSPEDEAEKRPPLAVLDVAEQLRAGPLAGLRVEVLHGRMHPDDKDEVMRRFAAGEVDVLVATTVIEVGVNVPNATAMVIMDADRFGVSQLHQLRGRVGRGSAAGLCLLVTEMPEASPARQRLGAVASTLDGFELSRIDLEQRREGDVLGQAQSGVRSSLRVLAVIEDEEVIAAAREEATALVLADPDLTAHPALRTALDALLDKDREEYLEKG; from the coding sequence ATGGACCACGTGCCCGCGCTCGACGAACCCCTCAAGAAACTGCTCGGCGCCGCCACCGCCAAGGTGATGGCCGAGCACCTGGACCTGCACACGGTCGGCGACCTGCTGCACCACTACCCGCGGCGGTACGCCGAGCGCGGCGAGCTCACCGCGCTCGCCGACCTCCCGCTGGACGAGCACGTCACCGTGGTCGCCCAGGTCGCCGACGCGCGCGTGCACACCTTCAACCGGGGCGGCCGCGGCAAGGGCCAGCGCCTGGAGGTCACCATCACCGACGGCAGCGGCCGGATGCAGCTGGTCTTCTTCGGCCGCACCGTCCACTTCCACCAGAAGGAACTGCTGCCCGGCCGGCGCGCCATGTTCGCCGGCAAGGTCGGCATGTTCAACCGGCGCCTCCAGCTCGCCCACCCCGAGTACAAGCTCCTCGACGCCGACAGCGACACCGAGACCGTCAAGGCCTTCGCGAGCGAACTGCTGCCCATCTACCCGGCCTGCAAGCAGCTGGAGTCCTGGACCATCGAGCAGTCCGTCGGCATCGCCCTCGACTCCATGGCCGCCACCGCCTGGGAGGGCCTCGTCGACCCGCTGCCGCCCGCCCTGCGCGAGGGCCGCGGCCTCACCGAGCTGCCCGACGCGCTGCTGAAGATCCACCGGCCGCACACCAAGGCCGACATCGCCGACGCCCGCGACCGCCTCAAGTGGGACGAGGCCTTCGTCCTCCAGGTCGCCCTGGCCCGCCGCCGGCACGCCGACACCCAGCTCGCCGCCGTCCCCCGCCGCCCCGCCCCCGACGGCCTCCTCACCGCCTTCGACGCCCGCCTCCCCTTCACCCTCACCGACGGCCAGCAGAAGGTGTCCGCGGAGATCTTCGACGACCTCGCCACGGAGCACCCCATGCACCGCCTCCTCCAGGGCGAGGTCGGCTCCGGCAAGACCATGGTCGCGCTGCGCGCCATGCTCGCCGTCGTCGACGCCGGGGGACAGGCCGCCATGCTCGCGCCCACCGAGGTGCTCGCCCAGCAGCACCACCGCTCGGTCACCGAGATGATGGGCGACCTCGCCGAGGGCGGCATGCTCGGCGGCGCCGACCAGGGCACCAAGGTCGTGCTGCTCACCGGTTCCATGGGCGCCGCCGCCCGGCGGCAGGCGCTGCTCGACCTGGTCACCGGCGAGGCCGGGATCGTCATCGGCACCCACGCCCTGATCGAGGACAAGGTGCAGTTCCGCGACCTCGGCCTGGTCGTCGTCGACGAACAGCACCGCTTCGGCGTCGAACAGCGCGACGCCCTGCGCGGCAAGGGCAAACAGCCCCCGCACCTGCTCGTCATGACCGCCACGCCCATTCCCCGTACGGTCGCGATGACCGTCTTCGGCGACCTGGAGACCTCCGTCCTCGACCAGCTGCCCGCCGGCCGCTCCCCGATCGCCAGCCATGTCGTCCCCGCCGCCGACAAGCCCCATTTCCTCGCCCGCGCCTGGGAACGGGTCCGCGAGGAGGTCGAGGCCGGCCACCAGGGATACGTGGTGTGCCCGAGGATCGGCGACGAGGAGGACCAGAAGGAGCGGAAGGGCGGCGGGAAGAAGCCCAGCCCCGAGGACGAGGCCGAGAAGCGCCCGCCGCTCGCCGTCCTCGACGTCGCCGAGCAGCTGCGCGCCGGGCCGCTCGCCGGACTCCGCGTCGAGGTGCTGCACGGCCGGATGCACCCCGACGACAAGGACGAGGTCATGCGCCGCTTCGCCGCCGGCGAGGTGGACGTCCTGGTCGCCACCACCGTCATCGAGGTCGGCGTCAACGTGCCCAACGCCACCGCCATGGTGATCATGGACGCCGACCGCTTCGGCGTCTCCCAGCTTCACCAGCTCCGCGGCCGCGTCGGCCGCGGCTCCGCCGCCGGCCTCTGCCTCCTCGTCACCGAGATGCCCGAGGCCAGCCCCGCCCGCCAGCGCCTCGGCGCGGTCGCCTCCACCCTCGACGGCTTCGAGCTCTCCCGGATCGACCTCGAACAGCGCCGCGAGGGCGACGTCCTCGGCCAGGCCCAGTCCGGCGTCCGCTCCTCCCTGCGGGTCCTCGCCGTCATCGAGGACGAGGAGGTCATCGCCGCCGCCCGCGAGGAGGCCACGGCCCTCGTCCTCGCCGACCCCGACCTCACCGCCCACCCCGCCCTGCGCACGGCGCTCGACGCGCTGCTCGACAAGGACCGGGAGGAGTACCTGGAGAAGGGCTGA
- a CDS encoding DAK2 domain-containing protein, with protein sequence MPRAPQTLDAETVRSWCAGALAALGRERAEIDAINVYPVADGDTGTNLYLTVESAARAVDAADRAADVAEIIRIMAHGALLGARGNSGTILSQLLRGMAVVLAEGADGDHLARALANAAGQARQAVAHPVEGTLLTVADAAAGACAAGGDLVTVAERAYEGARAALDATPGQLDALRRAGVVDAGGAGLVAVLGALLETLTGEAPDRPAEPAPHHHPPLGTDCAAGTGPAYEVIYLLEADDQAVDRLRGRLDELGESLVVVGGDGLWNVHVHVDDAGAAVEAGVEAGRPYRIRVTHFESRPEPAERAVVAVLPGEGLAGLCTEAGATTLVARPGETPTAAELTEAIRRAHAREIVLLPNDTELREIAAEAAEHARREGIRVALIPTRAAVQGIAALAVHEPERRFDEDVVAMTAAAGATRYAELGVAARQSFTSAGVCQAGDVLGLIEGDVAVIGRDLTATAVTVLDRMLSAGGELVTVVVAADTPDDLADTLERHVRTTYLAVDTTVYHAGEGAPPLLIGVE encoded by the coding sequence TTGCCGCGAGCTCCGCAGACCCTCGACGCCGAGACGGTCCGATCCTGGTGCGCGGGAGCCCTTGCGGCGCTCGGGAGAGAGCGCGCGGAGATCGACGCCATCAACGTCTATCCCGTCGCCGACGGGGACACCGGCACCAACCTCTACCTGACGGTGGAGTCCGCCGCCCGCGCCGTGGACGCCGCCGACCGGGCCGCCGACGTGGCGGAGATCATACGGATCATGGCGCACGGCGCCCTCCTCGGCGCCCGCGGCAACTCCGGCACGATCCTCTCCCAGCTGCTCCGCGGCATGGCCGTGGTCCTCGCCGAGGGCGCCGACGGCGACCACCTCGCCCGCGCCCTCGCGAACGCCGCCGGCCAGGCCCGCCAGGCCGTCGCCCACCCCGTCGAGGGCACCCTCCTCACCGTCGCCGACGCGGCGGCCGGCGCCTGCGCCGCGGGCGGGGACCTCGTCACCGTCGCGGAACGGGCGTACGAGGGGGCCCGCGCCGCCCTCGACGCCACCCCCGGACAGCTCGACGCGCTGCGCCGGGCCGGCGTCGTGGACGCCGGCGGCGCCGGTCTGGTCGCCGTCCTCGGCGCCCTCCTGGAGACCCTCACCGGCGAGGCACCCGACCGGCCCGCCGAACCCGCCCCGCACCACCACCCGCCGCTCGGCACCGACTGCGCCGCCGGCACCGGCCCCGCCTACGAGGTCATCTACCTCCTGGAGGCCGACGACCAGGCCGTGGACCGGCTCCGCGGCCGGCTCGACGAGCTGGGGGAGTCCCTGGTCGTCGTCGGCGGCGACGGCCTGTGGAACGTGCACGTCCACGTCGACGACGCCGGCGCCGCCGTCGAGGCCGGCGTCGAGGCGGGACGCCCGTACCGGATCCGCGTCACCCACTTCGAGAGCCGCCCCGAACCCGCCGAGCGGGCCGTCGTCGCCGTGCTGCCCGGCGAGGGCCTGGCCGGGCTGTGCACCGAGGCCGGTGCCACCACGCTGGTCGCCCGCCCCGGCGAGACCCCCACCGCCGCCGAGCTCACCGAGGCCATCCGGCGCGCCCACGCCCGCGAGATCGTGCTGCTCCCCAACGACACCGAACTGCGCGAGATCGCCGCCGAGGCCGCCGAGCACGCCCGCCGCGAGGGCATCCGGGTCGCCCTCATCCCCACCCGCGCCGCCGTCCAGGGCATCGCCGCGCTCGCCGTCCACGAACCCGAGCGGCGCTTCGACGAGGACGTCGTCGCCATGACCGCCGCCGCCGGCGCCACCCGCTACGCCGAACTCGGCGTCGCCGCACGCCAGTCCTTCACCTCCGCCGGCGTCTGCCAGGCCGGCGACGTCCTCGGCCTCATCGAGGGCGACGTCGCCGTCATCGGCCGGGACCTCACCGCCACCGCCGTCACCGTCCTCGACCGGATGCTCTCCGCCGGCGGCGAACTCGTCACCGTGGTCGTCGCCGCCGACACCCCCGACGACCTCGCCGACACCCTCGAACGGCACGTCCGCACCACCTACTTGGCCGTCGACACCACCGTCTACCACGCCGGCGAGGGAGCGCCCCCGCTGCTCATCGGCGTCGAATAG
- the thiD gene encoding bifunctional hydroxymethylpyrimidine kinase/phosphomethylpyrimidine kinase — MTSRPPLVLTVAGSDSGGGAGIQADLKTMLALGVHGMSVITAVTAQNSLGVQGAWELPEEAVRAQYRAVVDDIGVQAVKTGMLASAALVETVAELLAPVDAPVVVDPVGVSKHGDSLLAASALDSVRTKLLPVATVATPNLDEVAQLTGIEVADEAGMRRAADAILAYGPRWALIKGGHLPGAAPEAVDLLTDGTEEHWLRAPRYDNRHTHGTGCTLASAVASGLAKGLTVPEAVRQAKAYVTGAIAAGFALGAGIGPVDHAWRLRR; from the coding sequence GTGACCTCCCGGCCGCCCCTGGTGCTCACCGTCGCCGGATCGGACTCCGGCGGCGGCGCGGGCATCCAGGCCGACCTCAAGACCATGCTCGCGCTCGGCGTCCACGGCATGAGCGTGATCACCGCCGTGACCGCCCAGAACTCCCTGGGCGTCCAAGGCGCCTGGGAGCTGCCCGAGGAGGCCGTACGGGCCCAGTACCGGGCTGTGGTGGACGACATCGGCGTCCAGGCCGTCAAGACCGGCATGCTGGCCTCGGCGGCGCTCGTGGAGACCGTGGCCGAACTGCTTGCCCCCGTGGACGCCCCCGTCGTCGTCGACCCGGTGGGCGTCTCCAAGCACGGCGACTCCCTGCTCGCCGCCTCCGCCCTGGACTCCGTCCGTACGAAGCTGCTGCCCGTCGCGACCGTCGCCACGCCCAACCTGGACGAGGTGGCGCAGCTCACGGGCATCGAGGTCGCGGACGAGGCCGGCATGCGGCGGGCGGCCGACGCGATCCTGGCGTACGGACCGCGCTGGGCCCTGATCAAGGGCGGACACCTGCCCGGAGCCGCCCCGGAGGCCGTGGACCTGCTCACCGACGGCACCGAGGAGCACTGGCTGCGCGCCCCCCGGTACGACAACCGGCACACCCACGGCACCGGCTGCACGCTCGCCTCCGCGGTCGCCTCGGGCCTCGCGAAGGGCCTCACGGTCCCGGAGGCCGTACGGCAGGCCAAGGCGTATGTCACGGGCGCCATCGCCGCCGGATTCGCGCTGGGCGCGGGCATCGGCCCGGTCGACCACGCCTGGCGACTGCGCCGCTAG
- a CDS encoding D-alanine--D-alanine ligase family protein has protein sequence MSENTQSPRKPRVAVVFGGRSSEHAISVVTAGAVLRAIDRDKYDVLPIGITREGRWALTADAPERMAISDRALPDVAELAESATGGVVLPVDPASREVVLNEPGALPQALGEVDVVFPVLHGPYGEDGTLQGLLELSDIPYVGAGVLASAVGQDKEYMKRVFVSFGLPVGPYEVIRPREWEQNPAAARKKIVEFAADHGWPLFVKPARGGSSVGITKVDDLSGLDEAVEEARRHDPKIIVEALLRGREIECGVLEFEDGPRASVPAEIPPVTDHDFYDFEAKYIDSASGLVPAPIGDEATAEVQRLAVLAYESVSCEGLVRADFFLTEDGGFVINEINTMPGFTPISMYPRMWQESGVSYPELVDRLIQAALNRSTGLR, from the coding sequence ATGAGCGAGAACACCCAGAGCCCCCGCAAGCCGCGCGTGGCCGTCGTCTTCGGCGGACGCAGCTCCGAGCACGCCATCTCCGTCGTCACCGCCGGTGCCGTCCTGCGCGCCATCGACCGGGACAAGTACGACGTGCTGCCCATCGGCATCACCCGCGAGGGCCGCTGGGCGCTGACCGCCGACGCCCCCGAGCGGATGGCCATCAGCGACCGCGCCCTGCCGGACGTCGCCGAACTCGCCGAGTCCGCCACCGGCGGCGTCGTGCTGCCCGTCGACCCGGCCAGCCGCGAGGTGGTCCTCAACGAGCCCGGCGCGCTGCCGCAGGCGCTCGGCGAGGTCGACGTCGTGTTCCCCGTGCTGCACGGCCCGTACGGCGAGGACGGCACCCTCCAGGGCCTCCTGGAGCTCTCCGACATCCCGTACGTCGGCGCCGGCGTCCTCGCCTCCGCCGTCGGCCAGGACAAGGAGTACATGAAGCGGGTCTTCGTCTCCTTCGGCCTGCCGGTCGGCCCGTACGAGGTGATCCGCCCGCGCGAGTGGGAGCAGAACCCGGCCGCCGCCCGCAAGAAGATCGTGGAGTTCGCCGCCGACCACGGCTGGCCGCTCTTCGTGAAGCCGGCCCGCGGCGGCTCGTCCGTCGGCATCACCAAGGTCGACGACCTCTCCGGCCTCGACGAGGCCGTCGAGGAGGCCCGCCGCCACGACCCGAAGATCATCGTGGAGGCGCTGCTGCGCGGCCGCGAGATCGAGTGCGGCGTCCTGGAGTTCGAGGACGGCCCGCGCGCCAGCGTGCCCGCCGAGATCCCGCCGGTCACCGACCACGACTTCTACGACTTCGAGGCCAAGTACATCGACTCGGCCTCCGGCCTGGTGCCCGCGCCGATCGGCGACGAGGCCACCGCCGAGGTGCAGCGGCTCGCGGTCCTCGCCTACGAGTCCGTGTCCTGCGAGGGCCTGGTGCGCGCCGACTTCTTCCTCACCGAGGACGGCGGCTTCGTCATCAACGAGATCAACACCATGCCCGGCTTCACGCCCATCTCGATGTACCCGCGGATGTGGCAGGAGAGCGGCGTCAGCTACCCGGAGCTCGTCGACCGGCTCATCCAGGCCGCGCTCAACCGCTCCACCGGTCTGCGCTAG
- the cofC gene encoding 2-phospho-L-lactate guanylyltransferase, with protein sequence MTSHAEHDTENDWSLVVPLKPLARAKSRLAPAVGGALRGRLALAFAEDTVAAALSCAAVRDVAVVTDDPAAAAALGALGARIVPDLPGAGLNGALSHGARAVRALRPAARIAALNADLPAVRPAELARVLAVARQFPRAFLADAAEIGTTFLSAAPGVELEPAFGGPSRRRHLSSGAVEIHLPDVDSVRRDVDTGDDLAAAMALGVGPRTAARWVRAAG encoded by the coding sequence ATGACGAGCCACGCCGAGCACGACACCGAGAACGACTGGTCGCTGGTGGTGCCCCTGAAGCCGCTGGCCCGCGCCAAGAGCCGCCTCGCACCCGCCGTGGGCGGGGCGCTGCGCGGCCGGCTCGCGCTCGCGTTCGCCGAGGACACGGTGGCGGCGGCCCTTTCCTGTGCCGCGGTACGGGATGTGGCGGTCGTCACGGACGACCCGGCGGCCGCGGCGGCGCTCGGCGCCCTCGGCGCCCGTATCGTCCCGGACCTCCCGGGCGCGGGCCTCAACGGCGCCCTCTCGCACGGCGCCCGCGCGGTCCGCGCGCTGCGCCCGGCCGCCCGGATCGCCGCCCTCAACGCCGACCTCCCGGCCGTCCGCCCCGCCGAGCTGGCCCGGGTCCTGGCGGTGGCCCGACAATTTCCCCGGGCTTTTCTCGCCGATGCCGCCGAAATAGGTACGACATTCCTCTCGGCGGCCCCGGGCGTCGAATTGGAACCCGCATTCGGAGGCCCTTCCCGCCGCCGCCATTTGTCCTCGGGCGCGGTGGAAATCCACCTCCCGGACGTCGATTCCGTCCGCCGCGACGTCGACACCGGCGACGACCTGGCGGCGGCCATGGCGCTGGGCGTGGGCCCGCGGACGGCGGCGCGCTGGGTACGGGCCGCGGGCTAG
- a CDS encoding lysophospholipid acyltransferase family protein, with the protein MSRRRIGFWYRLAAVIAKPPLVVLFNRDWRGQEHIPADGGFITAVNHNSYLDPLSYAHYQYNTGRVPRFLAKAGLFKAGFVGTMLRNTGQIPVYRETTNALDAFRAAVDAIERGECVAFYPEGTLTRDPEMWPMAGKTGAARVALLTKAPVIPVAQWGANLAMPPYAKQDKLRLRPRKTLIVQAGPPVDLSRFYDVEPTPDVLREATEEIMAAITRLLEEVRGEQAPAEPYDHRKARQEQRRKAAAEGTTGEGTK; encoded by the coding sequence GTGTCCCGCCGCAGAATCGGCTTCTGGTACCGCCTGGCGGCGGTCATCGCCAAACCCCCACTGGTGGTGCTGTTCAACCGGGACTGGCGCGGACAGGAGCACATCCCGGCCGACGGCGGCTTCATCACCGCGGTCAACCACAACTCGTACCTGGACCCGCTCTCCTACGCGCACTACCAGTACAACACCGGCCGCGTGCCCCGCTTCCTGGCCAAGGCGGGCCTCTTCAAGGCCGGATTCGTCGGCACCATGCTCCGCAACACCGGCCAGATCCCGGTCTACCGCGAGACCACCAACGCCCTGGACGCCTTCCGGGCCGCCGTCGACGCCATCGAGCGCGGCGAGTGCGTCGCCTTCTACCCCGAGGGCACCCTCACCCGCGACCCCGAGATGTGGCCGATGGCCGGCAAGACCGGCGCCGCCCGCGTCGCCCTGCTCACCAAGGCCCCCGTCATCCCGGTCGCCCAGTGGGGCGCCAACCTCGCCATGCCGCCGTACGCCAAGCAGGACAAGCTCCGGCTGCGCCCCCGCAAGACCCTGATCGTGCAGGCCGGTCCGCCGGTCGACCTCTCCCGCTTCTACGACGTCGAGCCCACGCCCGACGTGCTGCGCGAGGCCACCGAGGAGATCATGGCCGCCATCACCCGCCTCCTGGAGGAGGTGCGCGGGGAGCAGGCGCCGGCCGAGCCGTACGACCACCGGAAGGCCCGGCAGGAACAGCGCCGCAAGGCCGCCGCGGAGGGCACGACCGGAGAGGGCACCAAGTGA
- a CDS encoding DUF3515 domain-containing protein has translation MSSHRPFGLPAFVAAALLLPAATGCSASDAKASVPVPGPPAAEAAVCRALAKELPGTVAGLARTGTEPESELTAAWGDAAIVLRCGVPRPEKMNDPQAQGIDANGVNWLFEPRAGDGPRFTTTYRKAYVEVTLDARYAHDVGPLVDLAEPVKKAVPPSL, from the coding sequence ATGTCTTCCCACCGGCCTTTCGGCCTGCCCGCCTTCGTCGCCGCGGCCCTGCTGCTGCCGGCCGCCACCGGCTGTTCCGCGTCGGACGCGAAGGCGTCGGTGCCGGTTCCCGGTCCGCCGGCGGCCGAGGCCGCCGTCTGCCGTGCGCTCGCGAAGGAGCTGCCCGGCACCGTGGCCGGTCTGGCGCGGACCGGGACCGAGCCGGAGTCCGAGCTGACCGCCGCGTGGGGGGATGCGGCGATCGTACTGCGCTGCGGGGTCCCCCGGCCCGAAAAGATGAACGATCCACAGGCGCAGGGGATCGACGCGAACGGCGTGAACTGGCTGTTCGAGCCGCGCGCGGGCGACGGGCCGCGCTTCACCACCACGTACCGCAAGGCGTATGTGGAGGTGACGCTCGACGCGCGCTACGCGCATGACGTCGGCCCGCTGGTGGACCTGGCCGAGCCGGTGAAGAAGGCCGTGCCCCCCAGCCTCTGA